One window of Penaeus chinensis breed Huanghai No. 1 chromosome 3, ASM1920278v2, whole genome shotgun sequence genomic DNA carries:
- the LOC125042649 gene encoding uncharacterized protein LOC125042649, with product MLKYMPLKEDATSHTPDDESLKVNSLSRSSSDSLADAQGKSQRSPRDSPMFNSAPSSLNSRSSASSNITLLTPSSDDCQESPLVSSGSASSLSTSSSVPLLTARTLSLPLPSSPTSLESAIIGLAKTAIAPSKILADPLEKLVEQRNELMSKLIKTVGNRRANNLFVNHAQQWHYLLVYAEEDAALGTKLRRILEGYKYVTVAGPWEVQLGDQRLDVWQKLLESSTMVLVLLSRALLRDKVLGICFPGTLIRRNSVVPLFVEPLLEEEITPVLKPIIHRSGEKIYRHNWNAKSCIQALHKSYRHDVHYGREVFLLEQLLEEIKSDVNYVCRCRKC from the exons ATGTTGAAATATATGCCGCTGAAGGAGGATGCCACCTCCCATACACCTGATGACGAATCTCTCAAGGTTAACTCTCTCTCAAGAAGTTCCTCGGACTCCTTAGCAGACGCGCAAGGAAAGTCTCAAAGGTCGCCCAGAGATTCACCCATGTTCAACTCAGCACCCTCTTCACTTAATTCTCGCTCGTCAGCATCATCTAATATCACGCTCCTGACGCCGAGCTCAGACGATTGCCAAGAGTCACCGTTGGTATCGAGTGGCTCAGCTTCCTCGTTGAGTACCAGCAGCTCAGTGCCCTTGTTGACCGCGAGAACTTTGTCTTTGCCGTTGCCGTCTTCACCAACGTCTCTCGAATCAGCGATCATCGGGCTGGCGAAGACAGCCATAGCTCCTTCGAA AATCCTTGCTGACCCCTTGGAGAAGCTCGTCGAACAGCGAAATGAGCTCATGTCTAAGCTTATAAAAACTGTTGGAAACAGAAG GGCAAATAATCTGTTCGTGAACCATGCTCAGCAGTGGCACTACCTGCTGGTGTACGCCGAGGAAGACGCTGCCCTTGGCACTAAGCTGCGGAGGATACTAGAAGGGTACAAGTACGTTACTGTGGCAGGGCCGTGGGAGGTTCAGCTGGGCGACCAAAGACTTGATGTGTGGCAGAAACTCCTTGAATCCTCGACAATGGTCCTCGTGCTGCTGTCCCGTGCCCTCCTCCGGGACAAGGTCCTGGGGATCTGCTTCCCGGGGACTCTCATCCGCAGGAATTCGGTGGTGCCACTGTTCGTGGAGCCACTTCTCGAGGAGGAGATCACGCCTGTTCTCAAGCCCATCATACACCGGTCTGGCGAAAAGATCTACAGGCACAACTGGAATGCCAAGTCCTGCATCCAGGCACTCCACAAGTCCTACAGGCATGACGTCCACTATGGCCGCGAGGTGTTCCTCCTGGAGCAGTTACTAGAGGAAATTAAAAGTGATGTCAATTATGTTTGCAGATGTAGAAAGTGTtga